TATGAAAAGGGGCATCCCCATGCCAAAGACTATTTTTATGAAAAAAGGAGAGGTAACTTTAGAAAATCTCGAAGAAGTATTCAAAATGTTTAATCCCCCAATAATCCTAAAAGAACCATCGACCTCATTTTCAGCAAGAGTGGAAAGAGTCTATACCAAAGAAGAGTTCATAAAAGTATCGCGAAGATTCATTAAATTGTCAGATTGGGTTGTAGTCCAAGAATTTATTGACAGCAAGTTTGATTGGAGAATAGGGGTTCTTGATGGAGAGTTATTGTACGCTTGTAAATACATAATTCCTAATGAAACTTTTAAGATACAAGCTTCTGTGAATGGCCATCTAGTATACTGTGACGTTGAAAGTGTTCCAAAA
This Methanofastidiosum sp. DNA region includes the following protein-coding sequences:
- a CDS encoding RimK family alpha-L-glutamate ligase, encoding MKRGIPMPKTIFMKKGEVTLENLEEVFKMFNPPIILKEPSTSFSARVERVYTKEEFIKVSRRFIKLSDWVVVQEFIDSKFDWRIGVLDGELLYACKYIIPNETFKIQASVNGHLVYCDVESVPKEHVPKDIIALGIQAGNAIGNGLYGVDIKESHGDLYVIEVNDNPSLDGGEDRQYPNIYERIINHLMKKSK